In Dolichospermum flos-aquae CCAP 1403/13F, the following proteins share a genomic window:
- a CDS encoding RuBisCO accumulation factor 1, which yields MTETQPNLQNPAEDIAQTATELLVKLRQKQGTWVEWGQAIAYLQKNGYNPQDIFEATGFEPIQQNQVIVGSQVYNSMEKSGSSSATLAYYSTKSSDVLYELRGLTQEDRATTADLTYQYKLDADVVRDIAKAVKDYSWFPSLPEGFSKHPGDAIAYQSWKYAKQKSDLSERSRLIAKGLRFAHSETARKQLEQLLMDFSVTAKVAPPILPFYRLEIDEDLPRILPVVGELPLTSQELKAVPFITEIQPFRIVKFAGEQAWVSLPGWKVLLNAEDPVVVIGNSDIFPNPHQNKVEPIMIVIDRAQREWDISNYFVFENGDSIDFQWFETAPAIPLLGKMIVLVRPKKVLDEEYTKDAWQIDE from the coding sequence ATGACCGAAACACAGCCCAATCTTCAAAATCCTGCAGAGGATATAGCACAGACAGCCACAGAACTATTAGTCAAGCTGAGACAAAAACAGGGGACTTGGGTGGAATGGGGACAAGCGATCGCTTACCTGCAAAAAAACGGTTACAATCCCCAAGACATCTTTGAAGCCACTGGATTTGAACCAATTCAACAAAATCAGGTGATTGTTGGTTCTCAGGTTTACAATTCTATGGAAAAATCTGGCTCATCATCGGCAACATTGGCATATTATAGCACCAAGAGTAGTGATGTCTTATATGAATTGCGTGGATTAACCCAAGAAGACCGAGCCACGACTGCAGATTTGACATATCAATACAAACTTGATGCCGATGTAGTCAGGGATATAGCCAAAGCAGTGAAAGATTATTCTTGGTTTCCTAGTTTACCAGAAGGTTTCAGTAAACATCCAGGAGATGCGATCGCCTATCAATCCTGGAAATATGCTAAACAAAAATCTGACTTATCCGAGCGATCGCGCTTAATTGCCAAGGGATTACGCTTTGCTCACTCCGAAACAGCTAGAAAACAACTAGAACAACTGTTAATGGATTTTAGCGTTACGGCTAAAGTAGCACCGCCGATTTTACCATTTTATCGGCTAGAAATTGATGAAGATTTACCCCGGATTTTACCGGTTGTAGGCGAGTTACCATTAACATCACAGGAATTAAAAGCTGTACCATTTATTACCGAAATTCAACCATTTCGGATTGTTAAATTTGCCGGAGAACAAGCTTGGGTATCTTTACCAGGTTGGAAAGTGCTACTAAATGCCGAAGATCCTGTAGTTGTCATTGGTAATAGCGATATTTTCCCCAACCCCCATCAAAATAAAGTTGAACCGATTATGATCGTTATAGATCGCGCTCAAAGAGAATGGGATATTTCCAACTACTTTGTGTTTGAGAACGGCGATAGTATTGACTTTCAATGGTTTGAAACCGCACCAGCAATTCCCCTGTTAGGAAAAATGATTGTTTTGGTTCGTCCTAAGAAAGTATTGGATGAAGAATATACCAAAGATGCTTGGCAGATTGACGAGTAA
- the ubiE gene encoding bifunctional demethylmenaquinone methyltransferase/2-methoxy-6-polyprenyl-1,4-benzoquinol methylase UbiE, whose translation MSNEVRAIFNRIAPVYDQLNDQLSWGQHRLWKEMTVKWSAAKPGDTGLDLCCGSGDLSFRLARHVGVTGQVYGVDFSANLLNTAQERCKNYYPLPPINWVEADVLNLPFDDNYFDAATMGYGLRNVKDIPSSLQEIYRVLKPGAKAAILDFHRPHNQQFRAVQQWYLDNLVVPMATNLGLKDEYAYISPSLDRFPTGKEQIELAHQVGFVDVTHYPIANGMMGVLVVIR comes from the coding sequence ATGAGTAACGAAGTCCGCGCTATATTTAATCGTATTGCTCCTGTTTATGACCAACTTAACGATCAATTAAGCTGGGGACAACACCGCCTTTGGAAAGAAATGACAGTCAAATGGAGCGCAGCTAAACCTGGTGATACTGGCTTAGATTTGTGCTGCGGTAGTGGTGATTTAAGTTTTCGGTTAGCACGTCATGTAGGGGTAACAGGCCAAGTTTACGGAGTTGATTTTTCTGCCAACTTACTGAATACTGCTCAAGAGCGCTGCAAAAATTACTATCCCCTACCTCCTATTAATTGGGTAGAAGCAGATGTATTAAATTTACCTTTTGATGATAATTATTTTGATGCAGCCACTATGGGTTATGGATTAAGAAATGTTAAAGATATTCCTAGTAGTCTCCAAGAAATATACCGTGTTCTCAAACCAGGAGCTAAAGCCGCGATTTTAGACTTTCATCGTCCCCACAATCAACAGTTCCGCGCAGTTCAACAATGGTATTTAGATAATCTTGTAGTTCCCATGGCCACTAATCTCGGCTTAAAAGACGAATATGCTTATATTAGCCCCAGTTTAGACCGCTTTCCTACTGGGAAAGAGCAAATAGAATTAGCGCATCAAGTTGGTTTTGTGGATGTCACACACTATCCCATTGCTAACGGTATGATGGGAGTATTAGTAGTAATTAGATGA